In the Mycobacterium adipatum genome, one interval contains:
- a CDS encoding N,N-dimethylformamidase beta subunit family domain-containing protein, which produces MNEHANHVEFQHIGLRGYSDRPSAAPGETVRFHLSAEEAGTCRVDLVRLIHGDTNPAGPGFREEVIDCPVNGHYPIAPQRTQFGSYAEIDDHGTAVGSAGLTLHAFINASLPHHSQQAILSRWAADRSCGWTLGIEQGRLTARLGDGAGVTAKIVSDRALFAGVWYSVTVVFDPDSATLRLTQRCVLNRVNSVFGPVVPLDSDSTVEAPCHIRPADACTPVLIGGNAESATLSGRTWVTDIFNGKVDSPSLYGRALPEVAITALSGGNVPTDPSALAAWDFSACSHSDEIRDVTDHGLHGRCINQPERAVTGWNWDSSEENFRHAPHQYGAIHFHEDSLDDCRWIPNIELTIPHSLPSDCYALRVRCRDAVDHIPLFVLPPKGTATADILFLIPTCTYLAYANWQIKPALPARQGAPGRTYVLHDFDVELNIHTRDYGLSLYDTYADGRIVKYSSWRRPIVNMRPMHRHREFAAPWGFSADLYLVDWLNAEGLGFDVATDHDLIEQGAELLSRYRVVITGTHPEYYTSSMIDAWEDYLANGGRGMYLGGNGMYWVSSLHPEKPWVVEVRKGESGTTRNRTTPGENYHSTSGERGGLWRYRNRAPQKVWGTGHSAFGFDSCSYYVQLPDAREPSVEWIFEGVDPTERIGDFGLIGAGAAGFEVDKYDLKLGTPPHTMLLASSTAHTRNYLLATEEMSVARPAIHGVEHPSVRGDITYFTTAHGGGMFSTSSIAWCGSLSSNRYDNNVARITGNVLRRFVDPAPLPDVVPLQP; this is translated from the coding sequence ATGAATGAGCACGCCAACCACGTCGAGTTTCAACACATCGGTCTACGCGGCTATTCTGACCGCCCCAGCGCCGCGCCCGGTGAGACCGTTCGGTTTCACCTTTCTGCCGAGGAGGCCGGCACATGCCGGGTCGATCTCGTCAGGCTGATTCACGGTGATACCAACCCCGCCGGCCCCGGATTCCGCGAAGAAGTCATCGACTGCCCCGTCAACGGCCACTATCCGATAGCGCCGCAGCGGACCCAGTTCGGCAGCTATGCCGAGATCGATGACCATGGAACCGCCGTTGGCTCAGCAGGATTGACGCTACATGCCTTCATCAACGCGAGCCTGCCGCATCACTCTCAGCAGGCCATCTTGAGCCGTTGGGCTGCGGACAGATCGTGCGGGTGGACGTTAGGTATCGAACAGGGTCGATTGACCGCACGTCTCGGTGACGGAGCTGGCGTCACTGCTAAGATCGTCAGTGACCGAGCGCTGTTCGCTGGCGTGTGGTACTCGGTCACGGTGGTGTTCGATCCAGACTCCGCGACGCTGCGCCTGACCCAACGCTGTGTGCTGAACCGGGTGAACAGCGTCTTTGGACCAGTGGTGCCCCTTGACTCGGACAGCACAGTGGAGGCTCCATGTCACATTCGCCCCGCAGATGCTTGCACACCAGTACTGATCGGTGGAAACGCCGAGTCGGCAACACTATCGGGTCGCACATGGGTCACCGACATCTTCAACGGCAAGGTGGATTCGCCTTCCCTCTACGGTCGCGCTCTCCCCGAGGTGGCCATCACCGCCCTCTCTGGCGGTAACGTCCCGACAGATCCGTCTGCTCTGGCAGCGTGGGACTTTTCGGCCTGCAGCCACTCCGATGAGATCCGAGACGTGACGGACCACGGTTTGCACGGCCGCTGCATCAACCAGCCCGAGCGCGCAGTCACCGGTTGGAACTGGGACAGCAGCGAAGAAAACTTCAGGCACGCCCCACACCAATACGGAGCGATCCATTTCCATGAGGACTCACTCGATGACTGCCGCTGGATTCCCAACATCGAGCTGACAATTCCCCACTCATTGCCGAGCGACTGCTACGCGCTACGCGTTCGTTGCCGCGATGCCGTTGACCACATTCCCTTATTCGTGCTGCCTCCGAAAGGCACTGCCACCGCCGACATCCTGTTTCTGATACCCACCTGCACTTACCTGGCTTACGCCAACTGGCAGATCAAGCCCGCGTTACCAGCCCGGCAGGGCGCCCCGGGACGTACCTACGTGCTACACGACTTCGACGTAGAGCTCAACATCCACACGCGTGACTACGGGTTGTCCCTCTACGACACCTACGCCGACGGCCGCATCGTGAAGTACAGCAGCTGGCGAAGGCCCATCGTAAACATGCGCCCAATGCATCGACACCGCGAATTCGCTGCCCCCTGGGGCTTTTCGGCAGACCTCTATCTCGTTGACTGGCTCAACGCCGAAGGTTTGGGATTCGACGTAGCAACCGATCACGATCTCATCGAGCAAGGTGCAGAACTTTTGTCACGGTACCGGGTGGTGATCACCGGTACGCACCCGGAGTATTACACCAGCTCCATGATCGACGCCTGGGAGGACTATCTCGCCAACGGCGGTCGCGGGATGTATCTCGGAGGCAACGGAATGTATTGGGTGAGTTCGCTGCACCCGGAGAAACCCTGGGTGGTGGAGGTCAGGAAGGGAGAGTCCGGCACGACCCGTAACCGCACCACACCCGGCGAGAACTACCACAGCACCTCCGGGGAACGAGGAGGTCTGTGGCGATACCGCAATCGTGCACCCCAAAAGGTATGGGGTACTGGGCATTCAGCGTTCGGGTTCGACTCCTGCTCCTACTACGTTCAACTGCCCGACGCTAGAGAGCCCAGTGTCGAGTGGATCTTCGAGGGTGTCGACCCAACTGAGCGCATCGGCGACTTCGGTCTGATCGGCGCAGGTGCCGCGGGCTTCGAGGTGGACAAGTACGACCTCAAGCTCGGCACCCCACCACATACCATGCTGCTGGCCAGCTCGACTGCGCACACCCGCAACTACCTGCTCGCCACCGAAGAGATGAGCGTGGCCCGTCCTGCAATTCACGGAGTCGAGCATCCCAGCGTACGTGGGGACATAACATATTTCACCACCGCGCATGGCGGCGGGATGTTCAGCACGTCCTCCATCGCCTGGTGCGGCAGCCTGTCCTCGAATCGCTACGACAACAACGTCGCACGCATTACCGGCAACGTGCTACGCCGCTTCGTCGACCCAGCACCGCTTCCCGATGTCGTCCCACTGCAGCCCTGA
- a CDS encoding MFS transporter, producing MKPETRQTSVDQTTTVSPAMVRKAVTGAAVGNFVEWFDFAIYAYLATYIAANFFPSDNETTGLLFTFGAFAVAFVMRPIGGLFFGPLGDKIGRRRTLAIVVLATSTATFLMGLLPSYDALGVAAPLLLVLLRFVQAFAAGGEYGGGAIFIAEYAPRQRRGFFVSFLPASTFLAYLFAAVLITGLSTALTEQDMTSWGWRIPFLLAGPLGIAGLYIRSRLDETPEFRALEDAGSVTKTPLKETITKHWRPILQLIALVSCWVAAFYVAFAYMPALYHKLGYGDTESFVSMIVACMVPIITLPLLGTLSDRSGPRPIMLAASVGFAVSAYPLFMLINTGNLAAAYVAHGAIAFFVAALSSCIVMGTQLFETRVRYSGFAIGHNVSVAVFGGTAPMISTYLVSVTDDARSPSYYIVFTALVTLLGVLTVRNHLRRG from the coding sequence ATGAAACCTGAAACCCGCCAAACCTCCGTCGACCAGACCACCACAGTCAGCCCTGCGATGGTGCGCAAAGCCGTGACCGGGGCCGCCGTCGGAAACTTCGTCGAATGGTTCGATTTCGCGATCTATGCCTACCTCGCCACCTACATCGCCGCGAATTTCTTCCCCTCGGATAACGAGACCACCGGATTGCTATTCACCTTCGGCGCCTTCGCCGTCGCCTTCGTGATGCGCCCCATCGGCGGTCTCTTCTTCGGCCCCCTCGGCGACAAAATAGGCCGGCGCCGCACCTTAGCCATCGTCGTGCTGGCGACTTCGACCGCCACCTTCTTAATGGGACTGCTCCCGAGCTACGACGCACTCGGGGTCGCGGCTCCATTACTCCTGGTTCTTTTGCGATTTGTCCAGGCCTTCGCCGCCGGAGGCGAATACGGTGGGGGTGCCATATTCATCGCCGAGTACGCGCCCAGGCAACGCCGCGGGTTCTTCGTCTCGTTCCTACCGGCGTCAACGTTTCTGGCTTACCTCTTTGCCGCCGTTCTGATTACCGGGTTGTCCACAGCGCTAACAGAACAGGACATGACCTCATGGGGCTGGCGTATTCCCTTCCTGCTGGCTGGTCCGCTTGGCATCGCCGGGCTCTACATCCGCAGCAGGCTCGACGAGACACCCGAGTTCCGCGCCCTCGAGGATGCCGGCTCGGTCACCAAGACACCTCTGAAAGAGACGATCACCAAGCACTGGCGTCCGATCCTGCAGCTCATTGCCCTAGTCTCTTGCTGGGTGGCGGCCTTCTATGTGGCGTTCGCATACATGCCCGCCCTTTATCACAAGCTCGGCTACGGCGACACCGAGTCATTCGTGTCGATGATCGTCGCCTGTATGGTTCCGATCATCACCTTGCCGCTGTTGGGCACCCTCTCTGACCGCAGCGGACCCAGGCCAATCATGCTTGCCGCGAGCGTGGGGTTCGCCGTGTCTGCGTATCCACTCTTCATGTTGATCAACACGGGAAATCTCGCCGCGGCGTACGTGGCGCACGGCGCCATAGCGTTCTTTGTGGCCGCGCTGAGTAGCTGCATCGTGATGGGTACCCAGCTGTTCGAAACCCGCGTCCGTTACAGCGGATTCGCGATCGGCCACAACGTATCAGTCGCCGTGTTCGGCGGTACCGCACCCATGATCTCCACCTACCTCGTCTCGGTGACCGACGACGCGCGGTCACCGTCCTACTACATCGTGTTCACCGCACTGGTAACACTTCTCGGGGTGCTCACGGTTCGTAACCACCTACGTCGTGGGTGA
- a CDS encoding DMT family transporter yields the protein MKAFYHARAAVLAGAAATALSGSFIKLSETSSSTSTFFRCLMAAPLLAYFAGREFRRRGLPSRRILASQILAGAMLGADFALWAQSVTLVGAGISTVVVNIQVVVVPVLTWAFLGIRPPLRFVAMLPLLLTGAAVAGGVTERGDNGQLLLGTVFALAAGVTYGIYLFIIGRTGVAKRLSSQVFVSTATAGIVGAGVGSFWDPVDLTPSWSSLGWLAVLALSSQILGWTLISAALPRVSADVGAALLLTQPVMAVGFAMLLVNERPSAAQMGGCAAVVAAVWFLTRSVTGRH from the coding sequence GTGAAAGCTTTCTACCATGCGAGAGCCGCCGTCTTGGCCGGGGCGGCGGCGACCGCGTTGTCCGGGAGTTTTATCAAACTGTCAGAAACCTCTTCATCGACCTCCACATTCTTCCGATGTTTGATGGCAGCGCCACTACTGGCGTATTTCGCCGGTCGCGAGTTCAGGCGCAGGGGACTTCCCTCTCGCCGAATTCTGGCAAGTCAGATCCTTGCCGGCGCCATGCTCGGCGCCGACTTCGCGCTGTGGGCGCAGTCGGTGACGTTGGTAGGAGCGGGGATCTCCACAGTGGTGGTCAACATCCAGGTAGTAGTGGTTCCCGTTCTCACCTGGGCTTTCCTCGGCATTCGTCCGCCGTTACGTTTCGTCGCAATGCTGCCGCTCTTGCTCACCGGCGCCGCCGTGGCCGGCGGTGTAACAGAGAGAGGCGACAACGGCCAGCTGTTGCTGGGCACCGTGTTCGCCTTGGCCGCCGGGGTGACCTACGGGATCTATTTGTTCATTATCGGTCGCACCGGGGTCGCCAAGCGCCTGTCCTCTCAGGTATTCGTCTCGACTGCGACAGCGGGCATCGTCGGCGCCGGTGTGGGATCGTTTTGGGATCCGGTCGATCTCACCCCGAGCTGGAGCTCCCTGGGATGGCTAGCGGTCCTTGCTCTCAGCAGTCAGATTCTCGGCTGGACTCTGATCTCGGCTGCGCTTCCGCGGGTATCTGCCGATGTCGGAGCGGCATTGTTGTTGACTCAACCCGTCATGGCAGTCGGGTTCGCCATGCTGTTGGTCAACGAGCGCCCGAGCGCGGCTCAGATGGGTGGATGCGCCGCCGTGGTAGCAGCGGTGTGGTTTCTGACCCGATCAGTCACCGGACGCCACTGA
- a CDS encoding alpha/beta fold hydrolase, translated as MTLPRAEDQSAERAGSTVRAGVFDVGYIDDGDGVPLVLIHGGESDRHQFTVLRRHLGAGLRVISYDQRDSGLTTNPPAPYGLADLADDLVARLDALKLSAAHVLGTSFGGAIAQHVALRHPARISSLILVATTPSYALGSPIVDALLSMSHQDRQNAATELFFTPKGRSQLYTPPGQTLTKRTAEQSRRRRNAARQHDIRDRLPSIAARTLILHGTEDQLAPWAGALLMAEQIPNAELQSIDGGRHAIAIEFANTIAARVREFLPLLKP; from the coding sequence GTGACACTACCCCGGGCTGAAGACCAAAGCGCAGAGCGGGCTGGCTCCACCGTGCGAGCCGGGGTATTCGACGTCGGCTACATCGATGATGGCGACGGGGTGCCATTGGTCCTCATTCACGGCGGCGAGAGCGACCGTCATCAATTCACTGTCTTGCGCCGGCACCTCGGCGCCGGACTGCGGGTGATCTCCTATGACCAACGCGACTCCGGACTCACCACGAATCCACCAGCACCCTATGGTTTGGCCGATCTTGCCGACGATCTCGTTGCTCGCCTGGATGCTTTGAAGCTTTCAGCAGCCCACGTGCTAGGTACCTCTTTCGGGGGCGCGATTGCCCAACATGTCGCCCTGCGGCATCCGGCCCGGATTTCCTCCCTCATCCTGGTCGCCACCACACCGAGCTACGCCCTCGGCAGCCCGATCGTCGATGCGCTGCTATCCATGTCCCACCAAGACAGGCAGAACGCCGCGACAGAACTCTTCTTCACCCCCAAGGGCCGCTCACAGCTGTACACCCCACCCGGTCAGACGCTGACCAAACGCACTGCCGAACAGAGCCGTCGGCGGCGAAACGCCGCCCGCCAGCACGACATTCGCGACCGCCTTCCGAGTATCGCAGCACGGACTCTTATCCTGCACGGTACCGAGGACCAGCTGGCGCCCTGGGCCGGCGCCCTCTTGATGGCCGAACAGATTCCGAACGCCGAACTACAGTCGATCGACGGTGGTCGCCACGCCATCGCAATCGAGTTCGCCAACACCATCGCCGCCCGGGTGCGAGAATTCCTCCCGCTGCTCAAACCGTAA
- a CDS encoding TetR/AcrR family transcriptional regulator, with translation MVSGATDRPQARRPGGRNARVRERILAATTELVARDGIAGFRYEDVAETAGVHKASVYRNWPDREELVVEALLVYAESLASVADTGDIRRDLVDFLVALAAGLETPFGRALEQAIQPAGHDVTIRALTKVLDRRVAAMQQRVNNAVDRGELPPVDSSFLGEMISGPVHLIITRGMRPFARPDAERIVDVVLAGIQSTGIQT, from the coding sequence ATGGTGAGCGGGGCTACCGACCGTCCGCAGGCACGTCGACCCGGCGGACGTAACGCACGGGTCCGAGAGCGAATTTTGGCCGCCACAACTGAACTTGTTGCGCGCGACGGGATTGCCGGATTTCGCTACGAAGACGTCGCCGAGACAGCCGGCGTGCACAAAGCCAGCGTCTACCGTAACTGGCCAGACCGCGAAGAGTTGGTGGTCGAGGCGCTGCTGGTTTACGCCGAAAGCCTCGCCTCGGTCGCCGATACCGGCGACATCCGCCGAGACTTGGTGGACTTTCTGGTGGCCCTCGCCGCCGGTCTCGAAACGCCCTTCGGACGTGCCCTCGAACAAGCCATCCAGCCCGCCGGCCACGATGTAACCATTCGTGCTTTGACCAAGGTGCTCGACCGGAGGGTGGCCGCGATGCAACAGCGGGTCAACAACGCTGTCGACCGCGGCGAACTACCCCCGGTCGACAGCTCCTTCCTCGGCGAAATGATCTCCGGTCCGGTACACCTCATCATCACCCGGGGAATGCGCCCGTTCGCCCGACCAGACGCAGAGCGCATCGTCGACGTCGTACTCGCCGGCATCCAGAGCACGGGCATACAGACGTGA